The Sporocytophaga myxococcoides genome contains a region encoding:
- a CDS encoding OmpA family protein produces MTRSANILILLFFILSATSYAQTAGIVEEDHFDNNETGWRLPNSPTDQSDIRGGKLVWQHNDPAGGSINNYFNLLNTSAAFSAEAKFGIRKPGSEYGLMIGADQENALYFNVKNLQYRVLEIKKGKPTLIKDFTTSLKIKVDNNILKIEKSGSTVRFLANDYVLTEISYPALTGKAVGFSAWGASSFDVDDFFIKGTKLKINTAPNLNYSSPAENLGAGVNTVYGELTPVVTPDGKGLYFTRNYSPENKGGTGDYQDVYYSSYQNGKWGKAVNIGAPINNDGPNAVSSVSPDGNTVLLMNTYDSKGAAQGMGLSMSNKTKNGWSMPTKVNVRNYYNKSTFNEYFLSSDKKVLLMALQRDETYGSRDIYVSFLENDNTWSVPKNIGPVVNTPGTELSPFLAADGVTLYFSSTGHPGYGKNDIFVSRRLDNTWTNWSVPQNIGLPVNSKGMDAYYSIPASGEYAYFISEEKATGKSDIFRIKLPGPVKPNPLVLIYGKVLNSKTKEPIETGITYRDLDDDKEAGIASSDPHNGDYKIALPYNQVYSFFAEHPGFYSVRDTISVPNITEYMEIERDIYLTPLEVGEDIPLKNVFFVRSEPKLLPISYPELNKLAKLLIENPTIEIELSGHTDNMGNPEKNVTLSEQRVETVKNYLISKGISGDRISGKGYGGSKPIADNTKEETRKLNRRVEFKIVKF; encoded by the coding sequence ATGACAAGATCAGCCAACATCCTTATTTTGCTGTTTTTTATTTTATCTGCTACCTCTTATGCACAAACAGCAGGGATTGTAGAAGAAGATCATTTTGACAATAACGAAACAGGATGGCGGCTTCCCAATAGCCCTACAGATCAATCAGACATCAGAGGCGGTAAACTGGTATGGCAACACAACGATCCTGCGGGAGGTAGTATCAACAACTACTTTAATTTACTCAATACCTCTGCCGCATTTTCAGCAGAGGCCAAATTCGGAATCCGCAAGCCCGGAAGCGAATATGGGCTGATGATTGGAGCAGATCAGGAGAATGCTTTATACTTTAATGTTAAAAATCTTCAATACCGGGTACTTGAGATTAAAAAAGGAAAACCCACTTTGATCAAAGATTTTACAACTTCATTAAAAATAAAGGTTGACAATAATATCCTTAAAATAGAAAAGAGCGGATCTACGGTTCGTTTTCTTGCCAATGATTATGTTTTGACAGAGATCAGTTACCCTGCTCTTACAGGCAAAGCTGTAGGTTTTTCAGCCTGGGGCGCTTCTTCATTTGACGTAGATGATTTTTTTATCAAAGGAACAAAACTTAAAATTAATACTGCTCCTAATTTGAACTACAGCTCCCCGGCTGAAAACCTTGGTGCTGGTGTAAACACTGTGTATGGAGAGTTAACACCCGTCGTTACACCAGATGGAAAAGGATTATATTTCACAAGAAATTATTCCCCGGAAAACAAAGGTGGTACTGGCGATTATCAGGATGTGTATTATTCAAGCTATCAGAATGGCAAATGGGGAAAAGCTGTAAATATCGGAGCTCCTATCAATAATGACGGACCAAATGCTGTATCTTCCGTAAGTCCTGACGGCAACACAGTCCTGTTGATGAATACCTATGACTCTAAAGGTGCTGCACAGGGAATGGGATTATCCATGTCTAATAAAACCAAAAATGGATGGAGCATGCCGACAAAGGTTAACGTAAGGAACTATTACAATAAAAGTACCTTCAACGAATACTTTTTAAGCAGTGATAAAAAAGTATTGCTCATGGCGCTCCAAAGAGATGAAACTTATGGTTCAAGAGATATTTATGTCTCATTTCTGGAAAATGACAATACCTGGTCTGTACCTAAAAACATAGGGCCAGTTGTTAATACTCCAGGAACTGAACTTTCACCGTTCCTGGCAGCAGACGGTGTTACATTATACTTTAGCAGCACAGGACATCCGGGATATGGAAAGAATGATATATTTGTTTCAAGGAGACTAGATAATACCTGGACCAACTGGTCCGTTCCACAAAATATAGGTTTACCTGTAAATTCCAAAGGTATGGACGCCTACTACAGCATTCCTGCTTCCGGAGAGTATGCTTATTTTATTTCTGAAGAAAAGGCAACAGGTAAAAGTGATATATTCAGAATAAAGCTGCCAGGACCTGTTAAGCCTAATCCACTAGTACTTATTTATGGAAAAGTACTTAATAGCAAGACCAAGGAACCTATTGAAACAGGTATTACTTACAGAGATCTTGATGATGATAAAGAGGCAGGTATAGCAAGCTCAGATCCACATAATGGAGATTATAAAATTGCATTACCATACAATCAGGTTTATTCTTTCTTTGCTGAACATCCCGGTTTTTATTCCGTTCGGGATACCATCAGTGTTCCGAACATAACTGAATACATGGAAATTGAGCGTGATATCTATCTTACTCCGCTTGAAGTAGGAGAAGATATTCCATTGAAGAACGTCTTCTTTGTAAGAAGTGAACCAAAATTATTGCCCATATCTTACCCTGAATTAAACAAACTTGCAAAGTTACTTATTGAAAACCCTACAATAGAGATAGAACTATCAGGACATACAGACAATATGGGTAATCCTGAAAAAAATGTTACGCTCTCAGAGCAAAGGGTCGAAACTGTAAAAAACTATCTTATATCCAAAGGAATATCAGGAGATAGAATATCTGGAAAAGGCTATGGAGGTTCCAAACCTATTGCCGACAATACTAAAGAGGAAACAAGAAAACTGAACAGAAGAGTGGAGTTTAAAATTGTTAAGTTTTAA
- a CDS encoding 7TMR-DISM family protein: protein MKTYYCIFCIFLIHFSSISLKAESIFLLTNDIEEKGIRKEYLGVYEDKTNKLSIKEILSPAYADSFMYQSSDPVNHNKASAYWLRFSIKNLTKNEKNWLIELFDHNINHISFYSPDENGQYQLTQSGNLISFKKRMLFHKNPEFELQIPHNHTYTFYIRINSENENNLSPQIRTYKKFISYALAEYYVLGIFYGILIMMALYNLLMYISIKMSIYLYYVFYVLSFSLYSMCQSGFAFQYLWPDHPEWNLYAFSLALYGIITFSLLFIKGFLNLKETQPFFNKVINFIVVIRGLILLFGLFFNRNVLFAIYIDIIPFFLAYQISLRSYLKGNKTAFFLCVAYTSLLAAFIITALENYGFITSNIFTVYSLNIGIILDIILLSMSLTDRMGAEIKMRQAAQNKAIEEMKEKELLKDKINKELEEKVAERTELLKQAYERLINQTEEITAMNLQLDLANRALKKDMSDIAMTRIMKNQVNFEEFVKVYPDELTCFRYLEELKNQNKFQCKKCNSNSCGKGKEQFDRRCSKCGYNESVTANTIFHKLKFPIVKAFYMMYLVSNKQDLTSDELSEMLSLRKSTCSNFKKKIKDRIKVLDKKEFNGWNSLVVDSAIESINHTQD from the coding sequence ATGAAAACATATTATTGTATTTTTTGCATTTTTCTAATACACTTTTCAAGCATCTCTTTAAAGGCTGAGAGTATATTTTTATTGACTAATGACATTGAGGAAAAAGGAATAAGAAAAGAATATCTGGGCGTGTATGAAGACAAGACAAACAAACTTAGTATTAAGGAGATTTTGAGTCCTGCATATGCTGACAGTTTCATGTATCAGTCTTCTGATCCGGTAAACCATAATAAGGCTTCAGCTTACTGGCTCAGATTTTCCATTAAAAACTTGACCAAAAATGAGAAAAACTGGCTGATTGAATTGTTTGATCACAATATCAACCACATCTCATTTTATTCTCCAGATGAAAACGGACAATATCAGTTGACACAATCGGGCAACCTGATTTCATTTAAAAAACGGATGTTATTTCATAAAAACCCAGAATTCGAATTACAGATTCCTCATAATCACACCTACACTTTTTACATTCGAATAAATTCAGAAAACGAAAACAATTTAAGTCCACAAATCAGAACTTATAAAAAATTCATATCCTATGCCCTGGCAGAATATTATGTACTGGGAATTTTTTATGGTATTTTAATCATGATGGCCTTGTACAATCTTTTAATGTACATATCCATTAAAATGTCCATATACCTGTACTATGTATTTTATGTACTCTCCTTCAGTCTTTATTCTATGTGTCAGAGTGGCTTTGCTTTTCAGTATCTTTGGCCAGATCATCCTGAATGGAATCTCTATGCATTCAGCCTTGCCTTGTATGGCATCATTACCTTTTCTCTGTTATTCATAAAAGGATTTCTAAACCTGAAGGAGACTCAACCATTTTTTAACAAAGTTATCAACTTCATAGTGGTCATCAGAGGACTGATATTACTATTTGGTTTATTCTTCAACAGAAATGTATTATTCGCTATATACATTGATATTATACCATTTTTCCTGGCCTATCAAATATCCCTTAGAAGTTATTTAAAAGGAAATAAAACAGCTTTTTTCTTATGTGTTGCATATACAAGTCTTTTGGCCGCATTTATAATAACAGCATTAGAAAACTATGGATTTATAACGTCAAATATCTTCACAGTATACAGCCTGAATATTGGAATCATACTTGATATAATTTTACTCTCAATGTCTCTGACAGACAGAATGGGCGCTGAAATTAAGATGAGACAGGCAGCGCAGAACAAAGCTATTGAAGAAATGAAGGAGAAAGAATTGTTAAAGGATAAAATCAACAAAGAACTGGAGGAGAAAGTAGCAGAGAGAACAGAACTGCTTAAACAAGCTTATGAAAGACTAATAAACCAAACTGAAGAAATCACTGCAATGAATCTTCAATTGGACCTTGCAAACAGGGCTCTTAAGAAAGATATGTCTGATATAGCCATGACCAGAATTATGAAGAATCAGGTAAACTTTGAAGAGTTTGTTAAAGTTTATCCCGATGAACTCACGTGTTTCAGATACCTCGAAGAACTTAAAAATCAAAACAAATTTCAATGTAAGAAATGCAATTCAAACAGCTGTGGAAAAGGTAAGGAACAATTTGACAGAAGATGCAGCAAATGCGGATATAATGAATCTGTAACAGCAAATACTATCTTTCATAAGCTTAAATTTCCGATAGTAAAGGCCTTTTACATGATGTACCTTGTTTCAAATAAACAAGACCTCACATCAGATGAATTATCCGAAATGTTATCACTAAGAAAATCAACCTGCTCTAACTTTAAGAAAAAAATCAAAGATCGAATTAAAGTACTCGATAAAAAAGAATTTAACGGATGGAATTCTCTCGTAGTCGATAGTGCTATAGAAAGCATTAACCATACTCAAGATTGA
- a CDS encoding Crp/Fnr family transcriptional regulator, producing the protein MERILSTPVIGLEDQFNFFERDLRVELAAAKIEKFEKGSRIHRQNAFLVSVPILLDGSLRIFRQTEDREILLYYVNKGETCMMSLLSCYGQRPMNAAMEAAEKSELILVPRIKVYEWQRKYSSWNDYVLKTFAQRQEQLLDSFDSLAFSSIDKRIKDYLIRLSSKTKQQIVSITHQELANELGTTRVVISRILKCLEIEGAIELLRGAIKVKDLKLN; encoded by the coding sequence ATGGAAAGAATTTTAAGTACACCTGTAATTGGATTAGAGGATCAGTTTAATTTCTTTGAACGGGACTTAAGAGTTGAACTGGCTGCTGCTAAAATTGAGAAATTTGAAAAGGGAAGTCGTATTCACAGGCAGAATGCCTTCCTGGTTTCTGTTCCTATACTATTAGATGGAAGTTTAAGAATTTTTCGTCAAACGGAAGACAGAGAAATTTTGCTCTATTATGTAAATAAAGGTGAAACCTGTATGATGTCTTTATTGTCGTGCTATGGCCAAAGACCAATGAATGCGGCTATGGAAGCGGCTGAGAAATCCGAACTGATTCTGGTTCCACGAATTAAAGTGTATGAGTGGCAAAGAAAATATTCCTCCTGGAACGATTATGTACTTAAAACTTTTGCCCAAAGGCAGGAACAATTGCTGGATTCCTTTGATTCGCTGGCTTTTTCAAGTATTGATAAAAGAATTAAGGATTACCTCATCAGGCTTTCTTCCAAAACAAAACAGCAGATTGTTTCAATAACACACCAGGAACTTGCCAATGAGCTAGGCACAACCAGAGTTGTAATTTCCAGAATCTTAAAATGTCTCGAAATAGAGGGAGCCATTGAATTGCTTCGTGGGGCAATAAAAGTAAAGGACTTGAAACTTAACTAA